The window AGACCATTTTGGTCCCCAACTTTATTTTTTGTGTTATATTGGCCCCATTGCCAAAAAAGTAAACTCGTAACTTAGTTTCATTCAATTTGGCCCCTAAACTTTCATAATTGAAATTAGACAATTCTATTTTGACTTCTAAGTTCTAACCATGTTTATATTAGGGTTTAAGAAAACTTGGAGTCTATAATTAGGTTGAGTCAAAGTATGCCCTTCATCTtgcatatataatatatttattacattcattataccaaattttatcttattcttAGCACTTTCTACATTTTCAGTCATCATATTCACATATTTCACATTCACATCTTAACATTTATAGTTTCAACTTTCATAATATTGATATGTTTTCTTAACTATGTATCATGTaaccataaaaaaataataaaaaaatttatgggtaattatttatttctaaagtCTTTTCAACATTATTTTCAAAGGTtcacaaatttgataaatttgatCATGTCCCTAGACCATAAAGTAATTCTAAAAACTTGATTAAAATTAACAAGTTAACAAAAGCTTTGAAATTGactaaacttaatatataataaattattgattaacattattcaataataattaagtagacagttttttaaaaaaaatccttaatcacacaaaatatttaataaatttatttttatgtaggTTTTTAAATTTTGGTTTGAATCGAATTTATCGAATTTTCTCGAATTtgaaactaatttaaatttgaatacaATTTTCAACTTATTTTCGAATTAAGATTACAACTCGAAAACTaaacttaaaatcaaaattattttttaattatatattaaaattaggtTTTACATCTCTCTTTGTCACCCacctttaaaattttaaataaaaattatccacCAAGATAGTTCAGTGATAAAAGTCGTATTAAGAGACTAAAATGTCAccgattcaatttttttaagcGGAAAGTCACGACGACAGTACGATGTTATAcaagttctcctttaattcaaataaaaatataaaaaataaatgataattattaaatctttttatagtattaatttgttcattaggttagatttttattttaattgttttatgaTGGGAAAGTGGGCACATTTTCAATTGAATGGAGGAAACAGGGTTTGAGTAGactattgaagaagaagaggagggtTTGAGGAGAAATCAAACGGTAGAAAATGATTCCTCTGGTGCGGCGAATCCAACCGACTGCTCTCTTACTCCAACGAGCTACTTCTCAGTTCCGGTTGGCAAGAACAGACGCTAGAAAAGCTGCGTTCGCAAGGAAGAAGGCGTTGGCCGATGAGAAGTCGGAATGGTGGGCTGTTGACGGCGAGATGCACGAGATTGGAGAAAACGTCCCTCTACGAGAGAGGTTCGTCATTCCTAGGGACAATATTCCTAACAGGCGCCGTAAACAACTAAGAGAGCAGTTCATGCGCCGTACCCGCCTTCTTCTCAAGGATACGGTAAAATACTATATCTGATATGATTGGATTGGATCTCAAATTGTGTTCAGTTTTAGGGCATGAAGAGTTACTAAAAGGTGTTTGTTTACATGGGTAGTATACTGATTTGAGTTTACTTGACAGGAGCAAGAATCTTGGTGCAAAAACTACATGGGACTATATCAAGAGCTCAGGGAGAACTGGGAGAGGATTTATTGGGATGAAGGCTATTCCAAGAAACTTGGTCAGGATCATTCACGATATGACTCTGCTGAAGATGATAACTTGGACTTCTCCCCATACAGGTTTGTCTAAATCCGTCAAATATTCATTTCATGTCTTTTGTAACATCCTTCCTAACTAGATATGATAGCTTATACAAGCACAAAAGAAGGCCCAATAAAAAGGCAAATACAGAACAAAACCAAGAAAGATCATTTCATAAATTCACATTGAAGTTGCCTTTTAAAATGAAATGCTTGAAATGAAAGAAAGACCTTTCTAAAGATTTTGAAATGTGCAGGTTGAAAATATTTCCATTCTTCAATTTTAGAGCAATCAACGTTCAGTCGTTCattcatattcaaattaatcacagagAAGACACAGATTAGAATTTCACTAACCATAAacatttgaaaacatcaagagaTTGTCCCAAATTGTAGCCATGAACTATGTAGCAAAATTTCAGGCATTCTTTAGATGTAGGTGCCCACAATTGCTCATCATATTCAATTTACAAATTGAACTTTCTTATCACTCATTCTTTAATCAACATACTTTCTTCCAATCAACAAATTGTCGTGTATTTCTCCACCAATTTAACATTTTCAGGAAGTAGCATAAGCAGATGGATAATGTTCTATATAGTCAACACATTATAGACTATTTGTACCACCTTTAAAACATTCTCAGGAGCTGGCATAAGTGGGCCTAATTCTATAGACAAGAATTCTAGACAAGAATTTTTTGATCAACTTTTCATTAATAACTAAAACGATGAACAATATAAGCGTTCAAATGAACACTTCTTTTTTATGTCAAAAGGTTGCCTAAATTTCCATGAGACCACAATTTAGAAGGTTAAATTTCTTGTGATACGATGTAAGAATCTGAATATGCATTCTTATTGATTTCATGTTACTGTTTAACATCTTTCAAAACTCTGTTAGTTTGTGACTTCAAAAGTATGTGACATAGATATGCTTCTGATTACCTCTCTTATGCTTCAGGCATAGGCAGCCCGATGGTGAGAGAGCTAAGGTACAACTTCCACTCTTGTAATGAATATGTTAAACAGTGATATCTCCTACTACATTTAGAACAATCTAGCAAAATGGcattggaaaaataaattttggagCTTCCTGCATGTTGTTCTAATAATCTAGGTAAGTGTTCATTGTCCTCCTAGAATGCTTATATATTGAATGCACAAATACAGAACCAAGGTTTTGTTAGAAACACCGGAGATGATGCCTGGGAAAAGGTGAGCCAGATTCGCGATAGATTTGAATCTGACAGGGAAAAGAGAATGAGAGAAAAAggttagtttaaattattttgcaTCTTTTAATTAATGGGGGGATGAAATAGTGTAAATAACAAATAGTGTGTCTTGGCAGCATTTGCACCGATGAATAAAAGTAATGATTCTGATTCCGATGATTCAACCTCCATAAATCAACCATACAATACTCAGAGATACTTTTAAACTCTACTCCATCTTCATCACACTGCCAAACAGTGAAGAGCCTAGCCTTGTACAGTTTTGAGATGTCAAAATTGGTATTTACTAAATCATTCCAACTTTGATATGGCcttgtgttttttattattaagaatcTCTTCTTGTTCAGTTATTGATTGACAGACAGAAAAGGATGATGATCTATCAACAGATCTTAGGGTTTCTgattttacttcttttttttcctaactttatttttcatttcaattAACTACTCAGATTTTGTATATCTAATATTagtgtcatttttattttaaggaaCCCTTAAAAGGACcttttttgtttatgttattgCAAATCCTTTATGTCAACAATTTGTATTCTTAGTTAGTTATCAGGCCATGTATGGGCTAACATTGTAGTCTAATAAAAAAGGTGATGCAAGTTTGAGAAAAGTAGCTCAATAGAAGGTAAGAAACATGTCGAAACCAATCATCTAGAAATCAATGTTCTAAATGGCGGTGGCGAGGCGGTAAGTGACTGTCTCGGGTGTCTAGGCGGTtggaatatttttaatatttaagtataaataaatttaaatataatttagtcaCCCTATCTCTTATCTTGTCATAGagcatatataaatattgttatgACTTTTCTTTGAATAATGTGGTGAGGTTCAAATTCTTTccaaatacaattttaaataaaaggaaggtaaaaagttattttaaataaatagtgaatGTGGATAAAACAAAAgagtctttttattaaatttatatatatatatatatttttatattagaaattaattaattaattaaaaataataaataattatgcatAGTGGACAGCCCATTTAAAACTCTGCAAGGAATGCAATTAATATCTTTCAAATCGTCAAacattttaagtaaatttttagTAGAAACCTTATGAGCTAACAATGTTCATGAAGGGTTGTGCATTAATAAGAAGTTTTTGATTTCAAGTATTTTATCAATGAGTGATGATAGAGAGTGGGAAGAATTTTGACAAGAATATttagggaatgatgtgtcacatTTTGAGTGGATTGAAAATTCAGTATAAGAgagaattttcagattttcaaaCCAATTAAAATGTGACACATCATTACCTATACATTTTTGTCAAGATTCTTCCCCCGCTCCCTCTAATTTacaagttatttaattttattcacttgtaaattagagtgaaaaaataaatattttgtaataaaaatatgagtGTAATAGAAGTTGTATAATggtcattttataaatttatccattgaaaaattaatatatatatatatatataatataattatatatattatatataaacttaaaataaaaaaaataacaaatatatataatataataaattaaagaatgaaaaaaataactgagaaacattttttttattaaaattttaacaaagtatgtaataaaataattatttatcttaaaagagtttaaaaaaagaagtatatattaaaatattaattaaatcaaaatgagtttaagaaaaaaaatatatgaaataaaaataataataaatatgtgtgTCAAGTAGCTGTAAATGAGTCGAACTACTCAAGAGTCGCTCACAAGCCGCTCTGTTAAAGCTCGATTTGAACTTGACTTTGACTAAGTTCGAGCTCAGCTCGATCTCATATAAAACTCAATCGATGACCTGCCGATTTTTTCGAgcatgataatatataatatatttatttattttaatattaaaacctaaatttaaaataatttttttttgaatctcTTTATTTAAAGTGTATATATTAGatccacattattatattatattgtcataaaaatttaaatatttaatatattatatttcttatatatatattccacaaatatattatattatatatatatatatatatatatatattatattataacaataatatattctaGCCATagtatcatttatttttacttattctttgttttttataatttctctagcatatttacaaacatttttctattttcacaatttcttatacatcaatttttataatttctctagcatatttataaacatttctCTATTTTCACAATTTCTTAAACATATTGATAGacattctttcatttttttttacttattaactAACACTTTTTcatctttcatatttttttggtcgttttatttttttatattattttattcgaGAATTAgtaaatttaagttatttaacaatatatttgattaaagagaTTTAAAAGTTTGATAATTTCGTTTtgcaaatatatttttgttttagtttgagctcgaatttaaaaaattaattttatattaagttgGTTTGAACTCAACTCGGCTCATTTTCCGTCTTAGTGTCAAAATTCGAACCTATGTTAGgaaaacatatattaaaatatatcaaaataccgttgatttttttattatctaaactGTTAATGGAACTAATCAATGTAGGTACATGAAATTATGACccagttgtttttttttttttttacttacgCCCTTATTTTGGGAATCTAAATCCTAATAAacgaatttttaatatatatattaaataaaatataaataaataattcactaaaatcCACCCAAATGAAAAGCAACTCAAGTACATATTTGAAAATCGCTCAACTCAACTACACTATACAAGCAAAAGTATGAATCAACTTTCTAAAACtactaacattttaattatttttgtttttcaatttaccaactctctaaataaataaaataaaaattaatttaaatagtataactaaattaatttaaaataaaatgtatttcaatgatattattagattaaaatcattaaacacgagaactaaaataaaatatgtaatttattttaataatttgttaagtTTAACTTCTCTTgtcatgtattttattttattttttatttaatatattttattttaatattatgtaatatattttattgtttatataatgtattattttaataaaatatgtattttattttaataaattgtttattgtttgtaatatatcttattttatttttttatttaatgcatttatttaatgtttatataatatattttatttaaatgtatataatgtattatttaatagattttaCAATACAGTTTGTTTTATTcggtaatatattttattttaatttttatttattatatttaatttttaatgtttatcaattgtattttatattaatgtataatattttaagatgattttaattattaactttgttaaacttattaaatatatatatatatatatatatatatatatatatatatatatatatatatatatatatatatatatatatcttttatttatgattCCGAGTATGAAAACCATCATAGAAGACATATATGTAATCTATCCTTAGAGAAACTCCCAAATTTCATTTTCATCAAATGCTAAACTAATCAACCTAAATTTATGTTTGTAGTTatcttttgaaattatttgtaatGACAAATTGACCtacataaattttcaataaaactttttACCCAAAGAATGTAACTTAACATTAATTAGAATCAACTTGATAAATAATCTTaattctaatataaattataaatttggtcAATCCTACAAACTtactaattaagttttttttttccatgtTAATATAAAACTAGATTTTATTCAACATCAATACCTAGTCAAGGAGTTAGGCAATAAGTTGCTCAAATTTTTAAGGAAGATTTGATTCTAGCCCAACTATTGTATTATTGTTAactattgtattattttattgttattcgGTATACTCAATTCTTGccaaattaataattacacGAATAGTCTTACcaaaaaaaagttagtttataaccaattaataaaagaccgatttaagatttaaaataaaatttattaaaaattgtaaaaaatgcAAAGTATAATAAGTGTCTCACCTTATGTAACACTCTTATGGACATGCATTACTTAGTAAGTGTTACAAGTACATTTTAAGTCAccattttttaagattttcattcttattttctCATCAGATGCCATATTTTTTCAGTGTTCCAATATGTTTGTGTGGGGAGAtttattcatttcttttttggaattaaagaagaactaCCGTTATGGTTCtcacttaaactcaaaacgttttCAAAAGAacataattaagaataaataaataaaaataaaagacctTGAGTTGATACTTGATTAAGAATGTATACCAACATTTTTTTACTCAACTAGGCTAATCAAAACTTCTAGACCACCGCACTAAAAAATAATGatctagaaaaaaataatacccCATCTGTTATCATTTTTAACTAGTCAAATGATacaaaagttataataaaatttgtttgtaaAACTACCTTATGTGCATCCCTCATTGAAAATTACCTTAGTGCTTCATTTGTtaaattaaccaaaataaaaataaaaagaagttgTTTACCTCCTTCCTTaacaattaaatttgaaatccaCACACAATATTTTTATTGCCTGAAAACGTTTGCAGGATTGACAACATTATAAGTTTTGATTGAAGTTTctatctataaaaataaaaaaatatattatccaCTTCTAATTGATAGACAATTTTGCTAGAAGAGATCTTATTTCACCTTCATGTATCATTGCTTTGTTCATCACCATCAATATTGCTTATGAATGTTGCAATTCTTTTAACTATTGTTTCTTGAATATCTTCTTGTGAACTTTTCAACCAATTGAACAACAAAGTTGTTCCTTGATTAACCCaaaattttttcatataaaaaatattactttcaaCTAAAAGGAGGAGCGAATGCGATAAAAACATGTTCAATCTATGACATAATAGTATAGTTGACCACTAAACATGATAACAACGTGGGTATGTCGGTTAACATGTATATGAACTGTATACCCATGGTATTTTCAATGTTATGGTACAAATGGATATCTTTACAAAGAGCTAGACAATTCAGAGACCTTTAAGTTTGAACAACATGAAAGTAACTTAGTAATATGAATTGAAGTAATGTTTATTCTAGAAATATCCAAAGCTAGCAAGTTTGGAAACGTAATTCAATGCTATGAATCTGACTTTATTTTAGCTCCAGCTATTGAAAGAAATGGAAGTGATATGATATTCACGTTGTCCTTGAGAATTGGGCTGTCCAtccttatataaaaaatgtgatttttttttattttataattttagttaaaaaatttatttaaaaaatatatttttttgatgagatttgaacttataatcaaataaaatattttattattattattattattattattttttttttaatttttttttttttgttaaatgagGATTCACAAGTTCTTTGACTGTCTTGGAATCAACATTTTTGCCATCCATAATCACGACATTCGTCAAACCATGACAATTGTTAGCTAGTGAAAACCAAAATTTCTTGATATTATGACAACAGGTACCAATTGTTATGATTCCATCACCATGTATTTCATCAAAAAAAACCAGGACTTAGGTGTAGGTTTACAAGTAACTCATGTCTAAGCTGCAATTATAGTTAAGTCCACGTAGGTAACATTCTgaacaatataatttttaaatagtttaattaataaatttatatatatatatatatatatatatatatatatatatatatatatatatatatataatttgggtaaatGAAATAGATAGGTATGTCATATCAAAACCAATCCAAacttgttaattatatatataattttgttataagtgattttttaataatattattttttaaaattatatatatatatattatttgaattttaataaaaatatttaaaatttgaagttgtgttgttatatataataatgcattttaaaattataatacattatatatatcaattataataattttttaataagtaaaataatttaaaattttactatcaataacaaataatatttaataaaagataaaaaaatatagttaagttaataaataaattttaatttttattaaaatatttatatcatatatatatttaaaaagaataatacaaacatttcaaataatagtattatgttattaaagaaattattttcaaatattaaataaatatattcgttaaaaaaattaaatatatttttgaaaatatataaaaatattgtttaagatgatatatatatatatatatatatatatatattataaatgttttataaataatttaaaaatttttaatttaataaataaacaataaaaataaaagatttatatttagtaaaaatattattaattgaaaaaatatttagtaattgtatttaatatttatcattataaaaaaattataaaattatgatatatttattaaaattaaaattaaaaataatataataataataaatgaaaacgttattaaaaaatattaatatatataatattttttaaatgaattaaaatcaaaatataataaaaaaaactaataaataagcattatttttttttttataataacattaataaaattataaataaattttaagagaaAATGTAATAACAATTcgaataatatataacttattaaatgaataatatataacttattaaatgattttttaaaatacatttaattattatataaatatgggttatataaaaataaatcttttataaataattttaaattttaatatattaaataaaattataaaatatttattaaaaatattattaattgaaaaaaaaatatatttaataattttataaaatatttatcgtcattaaaaaaataatatataaaattttgagatatatatattaaaattacagataaagttaatataataatattaatatataaaaactttattataatttttttattaatatatatatatatatatatatatatatatattactcagTTTATTTCGGCTTATTAAGGAGTAAGATagttttcaaaaattcaaaatataataaaaacaaaaactaataaataatcattataatttttttatgtaggttattttaataataagctattcttatattatatattaggtattaatttattttaaaaaaaaatgaattatctcttcttatatttttcttataatatatggtattaatttatttaaaaataaaaatattttgtttaaaagtttcaaaatataaatgaataagatatatatggtaagaatattgttgaggatatatatataataaataaaattttaaagttatttatattttgtaaaacaagtattaattgaaaatatttaaaataaatataaaataaaattgctaaataaatatttataaattacaaaacttttaattaaaaattatcattattaaattacaaaattaataataaatttattataaattagtgaggttaatatattaatatttataaatttaaaataataattatttttattaatatatattcaatataaatatataacttttattaataaataaataatatatatatatgtgaaatataaaaaatattttaaaatatatatagcatatattttagttttatatacattaaaaataataatttcaaatttattttctaattaacattattgttttatttaaaatattatttagttgcaatatatttattgaattatatttattttaattaatatataagtatatacttttattattagtattattagaaaataataaaactagtagaattaatataatttaaaattcaatattattttaattaaaaataataataaattattattattattaaaaataattaataaatattataataatattaaaattcagATTTAAAACTgaagttaatttaaaaatctatttttaatatatataaatatgtattataattaatttttatgtatgattttaagattattaaatatgatatttaataataaataaaataaataaaaatattaaaatcaatatatattaataattataaataaaataaatttaatagaaatataaaatttaatatgtattaatactaaataaataaatttattaataaatttttttatttaataaatattaaaatatatttaatttatttgtataaagtATTATATAAACCTAAGTATAAGCAGGATAAATTTACacaccaaaataaaaataattattttaatttattttt is drawn from Impatiens glandulifera chromosome 3, dImpGla2.1, whole genome shotgun sequence and contains these coding sequences:
- the LOC124931486 gene encoding uncharacterized protein LOC124931486; its protein translation is MIPLVRRIQPTALLLQRATSQFRLARTDARKAAFARKKALADEKSEWWAVDGEMHEIGENVPLRERFVIPRDNIPNRRRKQLREQFMRRTRLLLKDTEQESWCKNYMGLYQELRENWERIYWDEGYSKKLGQDHSRYDSAEDDNLDFSPYRHRQPDGERAKNQGFVRNTGDDAWEKVSQIRDRFESDREKRMREKAFAPMNKSNDSDSDDSTSINQPYNTQRYF